The genome window GGTGGTGGGGAATTCCGACACCGCGACACCCTCGGCCACCGCCATGGCCACATGGGCGGGGCTGGCATCGTCATGGCTCAGCATCGGCAGGCCGTGTGCCCGGGCCAGGGCCACCACCTCGGCGCGCACCCGGCCGCCCTCGCGCGCCGAGCGCTCCAGGAGCGCGTCGGTCAGCTCGCGGCTCCGCTCCAGGGTGATCTGCAGGTCGCGGGCCATGCCGGTCACCCAGTCCGCGATATCGGTCACCTGCCGGTCGCCCGGGGTGTGGTCCATCACCGAGACGATCTGCGCCCGGTCGATGACCGAGGCGGCCAGCGCGGGGGTTGCCGGGTCGGTCACCTCGCAGCGCAGGTGCAGCAGGTGCTCGGCGCGGAACAGGCCCAGCGCCCGGCCCTCCTCCAGCGCGGCGACCAGATCGGCGAGGATCTCCCGCCGCTCCGGCCGGTGCTGGGCCGCGCCCACGGGCAGGCTGTCGAACACCGTGGTGATGCCGGAGCCGATCACCTGCGCATCATGGGCGAGGAAGGCGTTCAGCATGTCCCAGCGCACGGTGCTGCGCGGGAAGACGTGCTTCTCCACGTGGTCGGTGTGGATGTCGACCAGCCCGGGCAGGAGAAACGCCCCGCCCATGTCACGCCCCGGGCTGCGGGTGAGCCCGGCGATGCGGCCGTGCTCGATGCGCAGGCCCCCCTCCAGCACCCGGTCCGGCAGCACCAGCATGGCGTTGGAGAGGGTGAAACAGGCGGCGTCATCGCCGGTGTCGGGCTGGGGGGCGGGCGTGTCGAGCGGGGTCATGCGGGGCGGTCTCCGGTCTGGGGCCAGGTCAGGATAGGGGCGCGGAGCGCGGGAGCAAGCTCCGCCGGCCCGGGGCCCCGCCATGCGACATCGCGGCAACCCCCTCACGACGGCCGGGTGACAGTTTCATGACACGCCCGGGCGTGAGGCAGGGGCGCGCGCGCCATATCCGGTGCAGCCACGCCGGCCCCCCCCCCGGAAGGGCGTGCCGGCGCCACCTGCCCGGCTGCGCCACGCTCTCGTGCAAGTGTCGTCCCGCCGTCCGCGGTGCCCGGAGCCCCCCTGGGGCAGCAGCACGCGCGCGGAAGCCGGCCCGGAGGTCATGCCACCTGTCCCCTCACCGGAGCTACGCTCGCCTGGCAGCGTCACTCGCAGCGGACACCGGTCCGGAGGTCATGCAACCTGCATCGTCACCGGAGCCACGCTCACGGCACCGCGCCGCCCGCAGCGCGCCGCGTCTCCCCGGGCCACAGGCCCCTCGACCGCTCCCCGGAGGCAGCCCGGCCGCCCCGGGGCGTGGAGTATCTGCACATCCGAAGGCACCCCCGGCAGCGCCCCTCTCCAGCTCGCAGGCTCTCGCACGGAGCGGAACGGGATCGAAGCGGCGGGCGAGGGCCGCCCGGCGAATCCCCTGAAGGGCGCCGGGCGTGCCGCCACGCGCGCGGGGATCAGCGGCGGAACATCATCGGGATGGTGAAGGAGAAGCTGGCGCCCTCCAGCCCGTCCGGCGCCCGCGGGAAGGTGCCGACCCGGCGGATGGCGTCCAGCGCGGCCTCGTCGAGCGCGCTCACGCCCGAACCCTTGCGGACGCTGGCCGAGATGACCGCCCCACCGCGCGCCACGGTGAGGGCGACATTCACCACGCCCTCCGCCCCGCGGGCCGAGCGCGGGTGGCGCTGGTTCCGGGCGATGGAGGAGCGCACCGCCGCCGCGTATTGCGCGCGCAGCGAGGCGATCCGGTCGCGCTCTGCGGCGGAGACGGTGACGGCATCGGTGCCGCGGGCCCGCTGGTTGGTCTCGCCCTGCCCGGCCACCGAGGGCGCCGCGGCGCTGCCGGTGCGCGCGGTGGCGGTGGGCCGGACCTGCTGCTGGGGCGCGGGCTTGCGCACCGCCTTGGGCGCGGTCCGCTCTGGGCGCTGCGGCGGGGCCTCGGCCACCTGCGGCGCAACGGCGCTTTGCGGCGGCGCGGCGGTGTCCGGCGCCTCGAAGACCGGCTCCGGCGGGGTCGGCGCATCGGGGCGGCGCGGCTGGTCGGGGCGCGGCGCGACGGGCGTGGCCTCCGACAGGGCCACGTCCGGGTCCGTCACCGGGTCCGGCAGGCCGGGGGCGGAGGGGTCCGCGGCCGGCGGTGGCGGCGCGGCGGCCAGGGCCGCGTCCGGCGGGGCTTCCACGGGCGGCGGCGGCGGCGTGACGGCCGG of Paroceanicella profunda contains these proteins:
- a CDS encoding alpha-D-ribose 1-methylphosphonate 5-triphosphate diphosphatase; the encoded protein is MTPLDTPAPQPDTGDDAACFTLSNAMLVLPDRVLEGGLRIEHGRIAGLTRSPGRDMGGAFLLPGLVDIHTDHVEKHVFPRSTVRWDMLNAFLAHDAQVIGSGITTVFDSLPVGAAQHRPERREILADLVAALEEGRALGLFRAEHLLHLRCEVTDPATPALAASVIDRAQIVSVMDHTPGDRQVTDIADWVTGMARDLQITLERSRELTDALLERSAREGGRVRAEVVALARAHGLPMLSHDDASPAHVAMAVAEGVAVSEFPTTRAAAEAARAAGLAIVAGAPNYLRGGSQSGNVAVRELLEAGLVDILASDYVPRALIDAAFAIAADPALPQGLPETVRMVSEAPARAAGLTDRGRLEPGLRADLLHVARTRGRTHLRAAWRAGRRVA
- a CDS encoding energy transducer TonB family protein, whose amino-acid sequence is MRLKLDFALCIVAALGLHGLLLWRDDGASRRDAGEGGESVVTTVAGSEVASLVEEWDQAPEAVTPPDAPLAEPAPETPPEMDMATAEPVVRAAPPAVTPPPPPVEAPPDAALAAAPPPPAADPSAPGLPDPVTDPDVALSEATPVAPRPDQPRRPDAPTPPEPVFEAPDTAAPPQSAVAPQVAEAPPQRPERTAPKAVRKPAPQQQVRPTATARTGSAAAPSVAGQGETNQRARGTDAVTVSAAERDRIASLRAQYAAAVRSSIARNQRHPRSARGAEGVVNVALTVARGGAVISASVRKGSGVSALDEAALDAIRRVGTFPRAPDGLEGASFSFTIPMMFRR